One Macrobrachium rosenbergii isolate ZJJX-2024 chromosome 10, ASM4041242v1, whole genome shotgun sequence DNA window includes the following coding sequences:
- the LOC136842345 gene encoding uncharacterized protein, translating into MMLIDTGAVRSVFPPSREDYKCPLDPAASLTAANGSLILSYGTKLLSVSIVADVRTPLLGVDFLAHFGLAVDVGRKRLLDTKSCQSLPLALGPSVPTVCSVAPHQYASLLKEFPEVFRPELRQVPRAPPPKHGIYHHIKTRGPPTHAKFQRLPPQGLQEAKNAFADMEHMGICRKAPSPWASPLHMVPVTPEDIPKTATIMPFGSYVFAFSI; encoded by the exons atgatgctgattgaCACTGGGGCAgtgcggtcagtgttcccaccTTCCAGAGAGGATTACAAATGCCCGttggacccggctgcctccctgacggccgccaatgggtccctcatcctctcctatggcaccaagctcctttCGGTCTCCATCGTCGCCGatgtgaggaccccactcctgggtgtggacttcctggcccacttcggactggcagtcgacgtcggccgcaaacgcctgctggacaccaagtcctgccagtccctgcccctggcACTGGGCCCCAGCgtgcccacagtctgttccgtcgctccccaccaatacgcctccctcctgaaggaattccctgagGTGTTCAGGCCCGAACTTCGTCAGGTGCCCAGGGCCCCTCCCcccaaacatgggatatatcatcacatcaagacgaGGGGGCCcccgacgcacgcaaagttccagaggcttccccctcagggccttcaggaggccaagaatgcctTTGCTGACATGGagcatatgggcatatgcaggaaggcccccagcccgtgggcctccccccttcacatg gtaccagtaactccagaagacatccccaaaaccgccaccATCATGCCCTTCGgatcctacgtcttcgccttctccatctGA